In Asterias amurensis chromosome 4, ASM3211899v1, one genomic interval encodes:
- the LOC139936053 gene encoding H(+)/Cl(-) exchange transporter 3-like isoform X2, which yields MSCTMLHSHSDGDHDKDHHDQAVWLELHNRTMERERLIDKPNSSHRYGGRSSMTDDDDILDITTDSDGSFLDDPITPAGRGGRGSAADSDSFDGLGTAGQYDDFHTIDWARDMQRYRKEFKVVNRRQGESFGGRIRAAFYAGSAWLVVLFVGVITGIFAGIIDIGATWLSDLKFGLCRDAFWLNWEQCCWAQNTTQFGNLNDITCPTWYQWYEFLGFENQDAGAYVLSYSVFVVTSLLMAAFAVLLVLVFAPYACGSGIPEIKTILSGFIMRGFLGKWTLLIKSITMVLVVGAGLSLGKEGPLVHLACCCGNLMAHMIPKYAKNEAKKREMLSAASAAGVSVAFGAPIGGVLFSLEEISYYFPLKTLWRSFFCAMVAAFVLQSINPFGNDHAVRFYVEYNTPWFFFEIIPFILLGIFGGLYGVVFNKLNLKWSKLRMTSRLGYYPITEVLLVTLATALLSYPNPYSRLNTSQLIAALFKECGPQDAIGFCDYNRTYSRVDQRWYPSALAQNGVIDALWQLPLAMVLQGILTIFTFGMKVPAGLFIPTMAVGAIGGRMLGIAMEQLAVYHPDLWIFTGCFYDGKCITPGLYAMVGAAATLGGVTRMTISLVVIMFELTGGLTYIVPLMIACMVSKWVADAFGKDGIYDGHIHLNGYPFLDSKREFMHTTLASDVMSPRRNDPPLFTITMDSMTVEELENLTTETLFNTYPVIISKDSQRLVGVVYRRELIHALSK from the exons ATGAGCTGCACTATGCTTCATTCTCACTCTGATGGTGACCATGATAAGGACCATCATGACCAAGCAGT TTGGCTTGAGTTACACAATCGTACAATGGAACGAGAGAGATTGATTGACAAGCCTAACTCTAGCCACCGGTATGGTGGTCGGTCCTCTAtgactgatgatgatgatattcTAGACATTACCACAGATTCTGATGGATCTTTCTTGGACGATCCCATCACACCTGCTGGTAGAGGAGGCAGAGGGAGTGCAGCAGACTCTG ATTCCTTTGACGGTCTTGGAACAGCGGGTCAGTATGATGATTTTCATACCATCGACTGGGCCAGGGATATGCAGAGATATCGTAAAGAGTTCAAAGTTGTCAATCGTAGGCAGGGCGAATCATTTGGTGGTAGAATCAGAGCAGCATTCTATGCTGGGTCAGCGTGGCTTGTTGTACTGTTTGTGGGAGTTATTACTG GAATATTTGCCGGCATCATTGACATCGGTGCAACCTGGCTGAGTGATCTTAAGTTTGGTCTTTGCCGTGACGCATTCTGGTTGAACTGGGAGCAGTGTTGCTGGGCGCAGAACACCACACAGTTTGGTAACCTCAATGACATCACCTGCCCAACATGGTACCAGTGGTATGAATTCTTAGGCTTTGAGAATCAGGATGCAGGCGCTTATGTTCTTTCTTACTCTGTCTTCGTTGTCACGTCACTACTTATGGCTGCCTTTGCAGTGTTATTGGTGTTGGTGTTTGCACCGTATGCATGTGGCTCGGGTATTCCAGAG ATTAAAACCATTCTTAGTGGTTTCATCATGAGGGGCTTCCTCGGCAAGTGGACTCTACTCATCAAAAGTATCACTATGGTCCTAGTGGTTGGGGCGGGGCTTAGTCTAGGGAAGGAGGGCCCACTAGTCCACTTAGCCTGTTGCTGTGGTAACCTGATGGCTCATATGATTCCTAAATATGCCAAGAATGAGGCCAAAAAGAGAGAG ATGTTATCTGCAGCATCTGCAGCTGGTGTTTCGGTAGCGTTTGGAGCTCCAATCGGAGGGGTGTTATTCAGTCTGGAAGAG attAGTTACTACTTTCCCTTGAAGACTCTGTGGAGATCTTTCTTCTGTGCAATGGTGGCTGCCTTTGTCttacaatcaatcaatccattTGGTAACGACCACGCTGTCAGGTTCTATGTGGAGTATAACACACCCTGGTTCTTCTTTGAAATCATTCCATTCATTCTACTTGGAATATTTGGG GGACTTTATGGAGTGGTATTCAACAAGCTGAACTTAAAATGGAGTAAACTACGCATGACGTCCAGGCTAGGATATTATCCAATAACAGAG GTGTTACTGGTTACCTTGGCAACAGCTCTTCTGAGTTACCCCAACCCTTATTCCAGATTGAATACAAGCCAGCTGATTGCTGCTCTCTTTAAAGAGTGTGGACCACAAGATGCTATCGGTTTCTG TGACTACAATCGGACGTATTCTAGAGTAGATCAGCGTTGGTACCCATCGGCATTAGCTCAGAATGGAGTGATAGATGCATTATGGCAATTACCATTAGCTATGGTCCTACAAGGAATTCTCACTATCTTCACTTTTGGAATGAAG GTTCCAGCAGGTTTGTTTATTCCTACCATGGCAGTGGGTGCAATAGGAGGACGTATGCTGGGTATAGCAATGGAGCAGCTAGCTGT GTACCATCCAGACCTATGGATATTTACAGGTTGTTTTTATGATGGTAAATGTATCACACCAGGGCTGTATGCTATGGTAGGAGCGGCTGCTACACTAGGTGGAGTCACACGTATGACTA TTTCCCTTGTTGTGATCATGTTTGAGCTAACTGGAGGTCTGACGTACATTGTACCATTAATGATTGCCTGTATGGTCAGTAAATGGGTTGCTGATGCATTTGGCAAGGATGGAAT CTATGATGGTCACATACATTTGAATGGTTACCCGTTCTTAGACAGCAAGCGTGAATTTATGCACACAACGTTAGCATCGGATGTAATGAGCCCAAG GCGTAATGACCCACCACTTTTCACTATCACAATGGACTCAATGACAGTGGAAGAATTGG AAAACCTGACCACTGAGACTCTCTTCAATACATACCCGGTTATTATATCTAAGGATTCACAACGTCTTGTGGGAGTGGTTTATAGAAGAGAGCTAATACATGCATTGAGTAAGTAA
- the LOC139936053 gene encoding H(+)/Cl(-) exchange transporter 4-like isoform X1, whose translation MNKISSSTQDAGNSIVTVVLLVWINFITTEQLFVYTLKPHNCLHAAIEPCLHVVAMSCTMLHSHSDGDHDKDHHDQAVWLELHNRTMERERLIDKPNSSHRYGGRSSMTDDDDILDITTDSDGSFLDDPITPAGRGGRGSAADSDSFDGLGTAGQYDDFHTIDWARDMQRYRKEFKVVNRRQGESFGGRIRAAFYAGSAWLVVLFVGVITGIFAGIIDIGATWLSDLKFGLCRDAFWLNWEQCCWAQNTTQFGNLNDITCPTWYQWYEFLGFENQDAGAYVLSYSVFVVTSLLMAAFAVLLVLVFAPYACGSGIPEIKTILSGFIMRGFLGKWTLLIKSITMVLVVGAGLSLGKEGPLVHLACCCGNLMAHMIPKYAKNEAKKREMLSAASAAGVSVAFGAPIGGVLFSLEEISYYFPLKTLWRSFFCAMVAAFVLQSINPFGNDHAVRFYVEYNTPWFFFEIIPFILLGIFGGLYGVVFNKLNLKWSKLRMTSRLGYYPITEVLLVTLATALLSYPNPYSRLNTSQLIAALFKECGPQDAIGFCDYNRTYSRVDQRWYPSALAQNGVIDALWQLPLAMVLQGILTIFTFGMKVPAGLFIPTMAVGAIGGRMLGIAMEQLAVYHPDLWIFTGCFYDGKCITPGLYAMVGAAATLGGVTRMTISLVVIMFELTGGLTYIVPLMIACMVSKWVADAFGKDGIYDGHIHLNGYPFLDSKREFMHTTLASDVMSPRRNDPPLFTITMDSMTVEELENLTTETLFNTYPVIISKDSQRLVGVVYRRELIHALSK comes from the exons CACAGTGGTTCTCTTGGTTTGGATTAACTTCATCACAACAGAACAgctttttgtttacactttaaAACCCCACAACTGTTTGCATGCAGCCATCGAGCCTTGCCTACATGTTGTAGCTATGAGCTGCACTATGCTTCATTCTCACTCTGATGGTGACCATGATAAGGACCATCATGACCAAGCAGT TTGGCTTGAGTTACACAATCGTACAATGGAACGAGAGAGATTGATTGACAAGCCTAACTCTAGCCACCGGTATGGTGGTCGGTCCTCTAtgactgatgatgatgatattcTAGACATTACCACAGATTCTGATGGATCTTTCTTGGACGATCCCATCACACCTGCTGGTAGAGGAGGCAGAGGGAGTGCAGCAGACTCTG ATTCCTTTGACGGTCTTGGAACAGCGGGTCAGTATGATGATTTTCATACCATCGACTGGGCCAGGGATATGCAGAGATATCGTAAAGAGTTCAAAGTTGTCAATCGTAGGCAGGGCGAATCATTTGGTGGTAGAATCAGAGCAGCATTCTATGCTGGGTCAGCGTGGCTTGTTGTACTGTTTGTGGGAGTTATTACTG GAATATTTGCCGGCATCATTGACATCGGTGCAACCTGGCTGAGTGATCTTAAGTTTGGTCTTTGCCGTGACGCATTCTGGTTGAACTGGGAGCAGTGTTGCTGGGCGCAGAACACCACACAGTTTGGTAACCTCAATGACATCACCTGCCCAACATGGTACCAGTGGTATGAATTCTTAGGCTTTGAGAATCAGGATGCAGGCGCTTATGTTCTTTCTTACTCTGTCTTCGTTGTCACGTCACTACTTATGGCTGCCTTTGCAGTGTTATTGGTGTTGGTGTTTGCACCGTATGCATGTGGCTCGGGTATTCCAGAG ATTAAAACCATTCTTAGTGGTTTCATCATGAGGGGCTTCCTCGGCAAGTGGACTCTACTCATCAAAAGTATCACTATGGTCCTAGTGGTTGGGGCGGGGCTTAGTCTAGGGAAGGAGGGCCCACTAGTCCACTTAGCCTGTTGCTGTGGTAACCTGATGGCTCATATGATTCCTAAATATGCCAAGAATGAGGCCAAAAAGAGAGAG ATGTTATCTGCAGCATCTGCAGCTGGTGTTTCGGTAGCGTTTGGAGCTCCAATCGGAGGGGTGTTATTCAGTCTGGAAGAG attAGTTACTACTTTCCCTTGAAGACTCTGTGGAGATCTTTCTTCTGTGCAATGGTGGCTGCCTTTGTCttacaatcaatcaatccattTGGTAACGACCACGCTGTCAGGTTCTATGTGGAGTATAACACACCCTGGTTCTTCTTTGAAATCATTCCATTCATTCTACTTGGAATATTTGGG GGACTTTATGGAGTGGTATTCAACAAGCTGAACTTAAAATGGAGTAAACTACGCATGACGTCCAGGCTAGGATATTATCCAATAACAGAG GTGTTACTGGTTACCTTGGCAACAGCTCTTCTGAGTTACCCCAACCCTTATTCCAGATTGAATACAAGCCAGCTGATTGCTGCTCTCTTTAAAGAGTGTGGACCACAAGATGCTATCGGTTTCTG TGACTACAATCGGACGTATTCTAGAGTAGATCAGCGTTGGTACCCATCGGCATTAGCTCAGAATGGAGTGATAGATGCATTATGGCAATTACCATTAGCTATGGTCCTACAAGGAATTCTCACTATCTTCACTTTTGGAATGAAG GTTCCAGCAGGTTTGTTTATTCCTACCATGGCAGTGGGTGCAATAGGAGGACGTATGCTGGGTATAGCAATGGAGCAGCTAGCTGT GTACCATCCAGACCTATGGATATTTACAGGTTGTTTTTATGATGGTAAATGTATCACACCAGGGCTGTATGCTATGGTAGGAGCGGCTGCTACACTAGGTGGAGTCACACGTATGACTA TTTCCCTTGTTGTGATCATGTTTGAGCTAACTGGAGGTCTGACGTACATTGTACCATTAATGATTGCCTGTATGGTCAGTAAATGGGTTGCTGATGCATTTGGCAAGGATGGAAT CTATGATGGTCACATACATTTGAATGGTTACCCGTTCTTAGACAGCAAGCGTGAATTTATGCACACAACGTTAGCATCGGATGTAATGAGCCCAAG GCGTAATGACCCACCACTTTTCACTATCACAATGGACTCAATGACAGTGGAAGAATTGG AAAACCTGACCACTGAGACTCTCTTCAATACATACCCGGTTATTATATCTAAGGATTCACAACGTCTTGTGGGAGTGGTTTATAGAAGAGAGCTAATACATGCATTGAGTAAGTAA
- the LOC139936053 gene encoding H(+)/Cl(-) exchange transporter 3-like isoform X3: protein MNKISSSTQDAGNSIVWLELHNRTMERERLIDKPNSSHRYGGRSSMTDDDDILDITTDSDGSFLDDPITPAGRGGRGSAADSDSFDGLGTAGQYDDFHTIDWARDMQRYRKEFKVVNRRQGESFGGRIRAAFYAGSAWLVVLFVGVITGIFAGIIDIGATWLSDLKFGLCRDAFWLNWEQCCWAQNTTQFGNLNDITCPTWYQWYEFLGFENQDAGAYVLSYSVFVVTSLLMAAFAVLLVLVFAPYACGSGIPEIKTILSGFIMRGFLGKWTLLIKSITMVLVVGAGLSLGKEGPLVHLACCCGNLMAHMIPKYAKNEAKKREMLSAASAAGVSVAFGAPIGGVLFSLEEISYYFPLKTLWRSFFCAMVAAFVLQSINPFGNDHAVRFYVEYNTPWFFFEIIPFILLGIFGGLYGVVFNKLNLKWSKLRMTSRLGYYPITEVLLVTLATALLSYPNPYSRLNTSQLIAALFKECGPQDAIGFCDYNRTYSRVDQRWYPSALAQNGVIDALWQLPLAMVLQGILTIFTFGMKVPAGLFIPTMAVGAIGGRMLGIAMEQLAVYHPDLWIFTGCFYDGKCITPGLYAMVGAAATLGGVTRMTISLVVIMFELTGGLTYIVPLMIACMVSKWVADAFGKDGIYDGHIHLNGYPFLDSKREFMHTTLASDVMSPRRNDPPLFTITMDSMTVEELENLTTETLFNTYPVIISKDSQRLVGVVYRRELIHALSK from the exons TTGGCTTGAGTTACACAATCGTACAATGGAACGAGAGAGATTGATTGACAAGCCTAACTCTAGCCACCGGTATGGTGGTCGGTCCTCTAtgactgatgatgatgatattcTAGACATTACCACAGATTCTGATGGATCTTTCTTGGACGATCCCATCACACCTGCTGGTAGAGGAGGCAGAGGGAGTGCAGCAGACTCTG ATTCCTTTGACGGTCTTGGAACAGCGGGTCAGTATGATGATTTTCATACCATCGACTGGGCCAGGGATATGCAGAGATATCGTAAAGAGTTCAAAGTTGTCAATCGTAGGCAGGGCGAATCATTTGGTGGTAGAATCAGAGCAGCATTCTATGCTGGGTCAGCGTGGCTTGTTGTACTGTTTGTGGGAGTTATTACTG GAATATTTGCCGGCATCATTGACATCGGTGCAACCTGGCTGAGTGATCTTAAGTTTGGTCTTTGCCGTGACGCATTCTGGTTGAACTGGGAGCAGTGTTGCTGGGCGCAGAACACCACACAGTTTGGTAACCTCAATGACATCACCTGCCCAACATGGTACCAGTGGTATGAATTCTTAGGCTTTGAGAATCAGGATGCAGGCGCTTATGTTCTTTCTTACTCTGTCTTCGTTGTCACGTCACTACTTATGGCTGCCTTTGCAGTGTTATTGGTGTTGGTGTTTGCACCGTATGCATGTGGCTCGGGTATTCCAGAG ATTAAAACCATTCTTAGTGGTTTCATCATGAGGGGCTTCCTCGGCAAGTGGACTCTACTCATCAAAAGTATCACTATGGTCCTAGTGGTTGGGGCGGGGCTTAGTCTAGGGAAGGAGGGCCCACTAGTCCACTTAGCCTGTTGCTGTGGTAACCTGATGGCTCATATGATTCCTAAATATGCCAAGAATGAGGCCAAAAAGAGAGAG ATGTTATCTGCAGCATCTGCAGCTGGTGTTTCGGTAGCGTTTGGAGCTCCAATCGGAGGGGTGTTATTCAGTCTGGAAGAG attAGTTACTACTTTCCCTTGAAGACTCTGTGGAGATCTTTCTTCTGTGCAATGGTGGCTGCCTTTGTCttacaatcaatcaatccattTGGTAACGACCACGCTGTCAGGTTCTATGTGGAGTATAACACACCCTGGTTCTTCTTTGAAATCATTCCATTCATTCTACTTGGAATATTTGGG GGACTTTATGGAGTGGTATTCAACAAGCTGAACTTAAAATGGAGTAAACTACGCATGACGTCCAGGCTAGGATATTATCCAATAACAGAG GTGTTACTGGTTACCTTGGCAACAGCTCTTCTGAGTTACCCCAACCCTTATTCCAGATTGAATACAAGCCAGCTGATTGCTGCTCTCTTTAAAGAGTGTGGACCACAAGATGCTATCGGTTTCTG TGACTACAATCGGACGTATTCTAGAGTAGATCAGCGTTGGTACCCATCGGCATTAGCTCAGAATGGAGTGATAGATGCATTATGGCAATTACCATTAGCTATGGTCCTACAAGGAATTCTCACTATCTTCACTTTTGGAATGAAG GTTCCAGCAGGTTTGTTTATTCCTACCATGGCAGTGGGTGCAATAGGAGGACGTATGCTGGGTATAGCAATGGAGCAGCTAGCTGT GTACCATCCAGACCTATGGATATTTACAGGTTGTTTTTATGATGGTAAATGTATCACACCAGGGCTGTATGCTATGGTAGGAGCGGCTGCTACACTAGGTGGAGTCACACGTATGACTA TTTCCCTTGTTGTGATCATGTTTGAGCTAACTGGAGGTCTGACGTACATTGTACCATTAATGATTGCCTGTATGGTCAGTAAATGGGTTGCTGATGCATTTGGCAAGGATGGAAT CTATGATGGTCACATACATTTGAATGGTTACCCGTTCTTAGACAGCAAGCGTGAATTTATGCACACAACGTTAGCATCGGATGTAATGAGCCCAAG GCGTAATGACCCACCACTTTTCACTATCACAATGGACTCAATGACAGTGGAAGAATTGG AAAACCTGACCACTGAGACTCTCTTCAATACATACCCGGTTATTATATCTAAGGATTCACAACGTCTTGTGGGAGTGGTTTATAGAAGAGAGCTAATACATGCATTGAGTAAGTAA